One Pyrus communis chromosome 4, drPyrComm1.1, whole genome shotgun sequence genomic region harbors:
- the LOC137733021 gene encoding protein At-4/1: MCSNWKLEKKERKMAATSDEEMDSLLSTLDQIYQDFKTGAAEVESSKSACNAEAKKREALEFTCNNLRQENERLSRLYTESFSSVADQLEWCTRSQSLKEEVKKMRDEWMNKEEEHRKAMELVKQDYAAKLDDLEAQIRGFMLEKAKNEATINHLQRDLAAHKSHMHVLASRLDHLQLDVESKYILEIQDLKDCLAIEQEEKNELNKEVQDLEKELLVSRSKLVEQKQDSNSTWQVETLKTKIMKLRKENEILKRKILHSDKG; the protein is encoded by the exons ATGTGCAGCAATTGGAAattggaaaagaaagagagaaaaatggcGGCAACCAGTGACGAAGAAATGGATTCTCTGCTTTCCACTTTGGATCAAATCTACCAG GACTTCAAGACCGGCGCAGCCGAGGTCGAGTCGAGCAAATCCGCGTGCAATGCCGAGGCGAAGAAGCGAGAGGCTCTCGAATTCACCTGCAACAATCTCAGACAAG AAAACGAACGATTGAGCAGATTGTACACGGAGTCGTTCAGCAGTGTTGCTGATCAGCTCGAGTGGTGTACAAGAAGCCAGAGCTTGAAGGAAGAGGTGAAGAAAATGAGGGATGAGTGGATGAATAAAGAAGAAGAGCACAGGAAAGCAATGGAGTTGGTTAAGCAAGATTATGCTGCCAAGCTTGATGATTTGGAGGCTCAAATTAG AGGGTTCATGCTTGAGAAGGCAAAAAATGAAGCAACCATTAATCACCTTCAACGGGATTTAGCAGCCCATAAGTCCCATATGCATGTTCTAGCAAGCAGGTTGGACCACTTGCAGTTGGATGTGGAATCGAAAT ATATTCTTGAGATTCAGGATTTGAAGGACTGCCTCGCAATTGAACAGGAGGAGAAAAATGAGTTGAATAAGGAAGTCCAAGACTTGGAAAAGGAAT TGCTAGTTAGCAGATCAAAGCTAGTTGAGCAGAAACAAGACTCAAACTCAACTTGGCAGGTCGAAACGCTGAAGACCAAGATTATGAAGCTGAGAAAGGAGAATGAGATCTTAAAGCGCAAGATACTTCATTCAGACAAGGGCTAG
- the LOC137732814 gene encoding uncharacterized protein — MTRAKVRHLSDLAKPRVLSEVGLVLVLLAMVLVPLGRVVVVDLLGVLEARDRVILVEEGLWFAAGVIIDILESAGEAVVVVSLVGIWDIELQIVPRVSRGPSSLSCHHLHQSSRSLDLVVMVRRVVVVLIIIKFQRVDLNGTREDSLSKGRLLLVVRDLHDSLDAQNNPDLIMGMLNILGYFARLLIDCGATYSVISHTFAQVTQPHPTPLEYDLEFAMPRGEKCIVDCVYPGCPMMVEDVVMPADLIPLDIVDFDVILGTDWLHFNHANIDCYGKIVNLPSSWITCGYFYGTSPWGAPVLFVRKKYRTLRFYIDYRQLNRLKISRDDVPKTAFKTRYGHYEFLVMPFGLTNAPVAFMDLMNRVFQSYLGRFVIVFIDDILVYFKSKSEHVRHLTLVLKRLREHQLYANFSKCQFWLDQVAFLGHVISAQDDSGNFEVYSDASLNGLGYVLMQYGRRDLNLRQRKWLELFSDYDCTIDYHPGCVNVVADALSRKYQGCINVLDASHVPLLADLRSTGVRLEAKDQEVALLANFQVRAILIDHVLEAQMVDEETQEIIQARNQGKRKDLRIRESDSMLMQESRMFVPNNLDLKKAILDEAHISAYFGDAWHKRLDLMEFANNNSFHLSIGMSPFEAPYGKSCRTPLCWSEVRERVLVGPEIVEETTQNVQVSSWRGVVRFGNKGKLSPRYIGSYMITERVGEVAYKLELPSELAKVHNVFHVSMFHHYVADPSHVIAPQPLEINSDLTYDEEPVTILDWKEKVLRNKTVNLVKVLWKNHSAEEAT; from the exons ATGACAAgggcaaaggtcaggcatctCTCGGACCTCGCAAAACCCAGAGTTTTAAGCGAGGTGGgactagttctagttcttctaGCGATGGTTTTAGTGCCACTGGGCAGGGTCGTGGTGGTAGATTTGCTAGGGGTACTAGAGGCCAGAGACAGGGTGATACTGGTAGAGGAAGGGCTCTGGTTTGCCGCGGGTGTAATAATCGACATTTTGGAGAGTGCAGGAGAGGCAGTGGTGGTTGTTTCACTTGTGGGCATATGGGACATTGagctgcaaattgtccccagagtcagcagagGCCCCAGCAGTCTTTCTTGCCACCACTTGCACCAATCCAGTAGGTCCCTGGACCTGGTAGTTATGGTCAGACGGGTCGTGGTGGTGCTTATTATTATCAAG TTCCAGCGGGTGGATCTCAATGGTACCAGGGAGGACAGCCTCAGCAAGGGGAGATTGTTGCTAGTAGTGCGGGATCTTCACGACAGTCTG gatgctcagaataatccagacttgatcatgggtatgttaaatatccttggttattttgctagactATTGATTGACTGTGGTGCTACATattctgttatttctcatacatttgctcaagtgacgcaacctcaccctacacctctagagtatgatttagagtttgctatgcctagaggggagaaaTGCATTGTTGACTGTGTGTATCCAGGATGTCCAATGATGGTGGAGGATGTAGTTATGCCAGCTgaccttatcccgttagatattgttgattttgatgtgattttgggcacggattggttgcatttcaatcatgccaatattgattgttacgggaaaattGTTAACcttccatcgtcctggattacctgtggttacttttatGG tacatcaccttggggagctccagtgttgtttgtgaggaagaaataCAGGACTTTGAGGTTTTACATTGATtaccggcaattgaatcgg ttgaagatcagtagggatgatgtccctaagacagcTTTCaagactcgttatggtcattacgagtttttggtaatgccatttggattgacgaatgcaccagttgcttttatggatttgatgaaccgagtattccagtcGTATTTGGGtaggtttgtcattgtctttattgacgatattctggtgtactTTAAGTCTAAATctgagcatgttcgacatcttactttggtgttgaaaaggttgagggaacaccaactgtATGCTAATTTTAGCAAGTGtcaattttggttagatcaagtggcatttttgggacatgtcatttctgctcaag ACGATAGTGGTAATTTCGAAgtctatagtgatgcttccttaAATGGTTTGGGATATGTGTTGATGCAgtatggtagg agggatcttaatcttcgtcagcggaagTGGTTGGAACTGtttagtgattatgattgcacgattgattatcaccctggttgTGTGAATgtggtagctgatgcacttagcaggaaatATCAGGGCTGTATTAATGTGTTGGATGCTAGTCATgttcctcttctggcagacttGAGATCAACTGGAGTGAGGTTAGAGGCAAAAGATCAAGAGGtagctttacttgctaattttcaagttagggcGATTTTAATTGATCATGTGCTCGAAGCCCAGATGGTTGATGAAGAAACTCAGGAAATAATTCAAGCAAGGAATCAGGGGAAAAGGAAGGACCTCAGAATTCGTGAATCGGATAGCATGCTTATGCAGGAGAGtaggatgtttgtgcctaataatttggatttaaagaaagcaattcttgatgaagcacatatctcagcttat TTTGGCGATGCTTGGCACAaacggttggatttaatggaatttgccaacaacaacagctttcatttgAGTATCGGCATGTCACCGTTTGAGGCCCCATATGGTAAATCTTGTCGTACACCCTTGTGTTGGTCTGAAGTcagagaaagagttttggtgggccccgagattgttgaggagactactcaaaatgttcag GTTTCttcgtggagaggtgttgtacgGTTTGGAAATAAAGGTAAGCTGAGTCCTAGGTATATCGGATCGTATATGATCACtgagcgagttggtgaagtgGCTTACAAACTTGAGTTGCCTTCTGagctggctaaagtgcataatgtttttcacgtgtccatgTTTCATCATTATGTTGCGGATCCGTCACATGTGATAGCtcctcaacccttggaaattaattcggatttgacttatgatgaggaaccagtaacgattctggattggaaggaaaaggttctgaggaacaagactgtgaatttagtgaaagttttgtggaagAATCACTCAGCGGAGGAAGCTACTTGa